AAATCACCAGGGGTTGGTTGCGGGATTCAGCGTCGGCCTGCTCCAGGTACTTGAGCGGCAGATCGGTGTGCAGCGGGGTTTGAGCGTGGACGGCGGTGGACGCCAGGAGCGTGAGCAGAGCGAGCAACTTCAGCATAAACCTTCCTTCACAGCGCGCAGGATTCGGGGCAAAGCCTATCACTGTGAGTTGGGATGTCGATGATGGCCCAGGCATCTTCGCCGCTTCTGAAGCCGTCTTCGCGAGCAAGCCCGATCCCACATTAAATCGCGGCCTGATTAGGGAGCATAAAAAAAGTGGCCACCGCGTCAACAGTGGCCACTTTTTTCTACGTCGTATTAATGGCCGTACACATCAAAAGCGAAGTACTTGTCCTGCACTTGCTTGTACTTGCCGTTGGCACGGATTTCGGTGATGGCGGTGTTGAATTTGTCCGCCAGCTCTTTATCACCCTTGCGCACAGCGATGCCGGCACCGCCGCCGAAGTACTTGGCGTCTTCGTAGGTCGGGCCAACAAACGCGAAGCCTTTACCGGCGTCGGTTTTCAGGAAACCGTCGTCCAGGTTGACCGAGTCGGCCAGCATTGCGTCGAGGCGACCGGCAACCATGTCCAGGTTGGCTTCCTGCTGGGAACCGTAACGCACCAGATTGATCCCGGCCGGCACCAGCACTTCAGTGGCGAAGCGGTCGTGGGTACTGGCGCGCAGCACACCGACTTTCTTGCCTTTGAGTTCGGTCAGCGGGTCCTTGACGTCGGTGCCTTCCTTCATCACGAAGCGCGCCGGGGTGTGGTAGTACTTGATGGTGAAATCGACGTTCTTCTTGCGATCGTCAGTGATGGTCATGGACGACAGGATCGCGTCGATTTTCTTGACCTTCAGGGCCGGGATCAGGCCATCGAACTCTTGCTCGACCCAGGTGCACTTCACTTTCATCTGCTCACACAACGCATCGCCGATGTCCACGTCGAAACCGGTGAGTTTGCCGTCCGGGGTTTTCATCGAAAATGGCGGGTAACCGGCTTCGATACCGAGGCGAATCGGCTTGGCGTCTTCGGCCACGGCGGTCAGGGACAACATCGACAGTGCCAGGGCACCGAACATCACTCGCTTCTTCATTTATAACTCCTGTGTGCGGAGGCTTTTATTGGCAGCTTTCGATTGGCAACTTTCGGTTAGTGAAGACCGAAGTGGCCGGCAGTCTAGAGCGGCTTCAGGAGGGCAAATTGTGTTTAAGCGACAAATACTTATAGAAAAACAGCCGAGAGATTCAAGGCACTTGAAGCGTGCGCCACGGTGGTGCAAGGGCTGTAGGACAATCCATTGTTTCAGACAAAACCTACAAGGTTTCGGGCGTGATCCGATTGATCAGTCGCACTGGCGATGAACTTTTTTTTGCGGCACATTGACCCCGCCCACCCCATTCCCGGAAGAGAAGCGTGATGCCCACGTTGAACCTGATCCAGCACCATCCAGCCGAAGGTCCTGGCGCCATTGCCGAATGGACCCGGGCCCGTGGCATTTCGCTGAGCGTGTTTCGCGCCGACCTCGACCAGTTGCCGCCGGTGAGCGCGGCACCCGCGATCCTGTTGGGTGGGCCTTACGAATCCAATGCTGGGCCGACGTGGCTGGAAGCGGAACGTCAGTGGCTGGCAGGCAGTCTCGATCAGGACGCGCCGGTGTTTGCGATTTGTCTGGGCGCGCAATTGCTGGCGCTGAGCCTGGGTGGCAATGTGCGGCGCATGGCTCATCCCGAAACGGGCTGGACCACCGTGACCTTTGCCGATGGCCAGAGGCTGAAGGTGCTGGAATGGCACGAAGACGCGATTGATCTACCGGCGGATGCACAGTTGCTGGCCAGCAGTGACGTGTGTGAGCAGCAGATGTACCGCGTCGGGGCGACGCGGGTGGGGTTGCAGTTCCACCCGGAGTGGAATGCCGAATCGGTGGCGATTCTCAATGAGCACTTTGCCGAGGAATCGCCGTTGCCTCGGGGACCACAGGATAGCGCCGCCTATCAAGCCGTCGATGATTGGTTGCAGGCGACGCTGGATGAATGGTGGAACGCTTCATCAGCTCATCGCTGAGTCTGAGAATTGATGGACTTCTGTGGCGAGGGAGCTTGCTCCCGCTCGGCTGCGAAGCAGCCGTAAATACTGAGAATGCGATCTCTCCTGAGAATCGTGGTTGGCCGTTTTCAGGGCCGCTTCGCGACCCAACGGGAGCAAGCTCCCTCGCCACAATTAGTCAGCATTCACAACTTATGGGCATCGCAACGACAGGTTGCACCGCAACACTCAATTCAAACCCCTCATCCAGCCACCCGGTCACCCCGCCAATCATCTCCTTGACCGGGTAACCCAGCGCCGCCAGTTTCACCGCGGCCTTGTTGGCGCCGTTGCAATGGGGCCCTGCGCAATAGACCACGAACAACGTGGACTTCGAATAAGCCGCCAGGCCATCAGCCGTGATCAGTCGCCCCGGAATGTTGATCGCGCCCGGCACATGCCCGCGCTCAAACGCTAACGGTCCACGCACGTCGACCAGGACAAAATCCACCTCGCCGGCCTGTTGGCTGCCATAGACGTCGGAACAATCGGTCTCGAAGGTCAGACGATTGCTGAAATGCATCAGGGCAATGGCGGACGGGGCAGCAGGAATTTCGCGAACCAGGCTGGGCATGGCTGTACTCCAAAGTCTCGGTGGGTGTGGGAAGACTTTATCTGCCCCGCGCTTATCGCTACAGTGGCGCACAAGACACTCACCGGGAATTTTCCGCCAAATGCAGCCCACCCCTGGATTGGTCGCGATTCTGGCCTACGACGGCCTCTGCACGTTCGAATTCGGCATCGCCGTGGAGATCTTCGGTCTGGCACGGCCGGAGTTCGATTTCCCTTGGTATGAGCATCGTATTGTCGCTGTCGACCCAGGGCCGATGCGCGCCATGGGCGGCATTCAGGTGCTGGCCGACGGCGGGATGGAACTGCTGGAGGAGGCCCGGACCATTATCATTCCCGGTTGGCGCGATCGCAGCGCGGCGGTGCCTGAACCTTTGCTCGCCGCCCTGCGCCAGGCCCATGCCCGGGGCGCGCGATTGCTGTCGATCTGTTCCGGGGTATTCGTCCTGGCGGCCACCGGTTTGCTCGACGGTCACGGCGCCACGACACACTGGCGCTACACCGCTGAACTGGCCGAACGTTTTCCGGACATTCAAGTGGACCCGGATGTGCTCTATGTCGATTCCGGCCAATTGATCACCTCGGCCGGCAGCGCCGCGGGCATCGATGCCTGCCTGCACCTGGTCGCGCGGGATTTCGGCACTCAGGTGGCCAACTCGGTGGCGCGACGGTTGGTGATGTCGCCGCAACGCACCGGCGGTCAGGCGCAGTTCATTCCGTCACCGGTCAGCCCGACGCCACGCAGCGATCTGTCGCGGGTCATGCAATGGGCACGGGAACGTCTGCACGAACCGCTGGAGGTTCGCGACCTTGCCAGCGAGGCGGCCATGAGTGAGCGCACGTTCCTGCGGCGCTTCACCGAAGCCAGCGGCCTGCCGCCCAAGGCATGGTTGCAACATGAGCGCCTGGCCCGGGCCCGCGAGTTGCTGGAGAGCACCCGCCAGAACACCGAGCAGATTGCCCAGCACTGCGGTTATCGATCGGTGGAGAGTTTCCGGGTGGCGTTTCGCAGCGTGGTCGGCGTGCCACCGTCGGTGTATCGGGAGCGGTTTGGGCGTGAGGTAAAGGCGATTTCTTGAGGTGTGCTTGAGGGCCTCATCGCGGGCGAGCCCGCTCCCACAAAGTCTGCGTCGTACACAAGTTTTGTGCTCAATAGAGATCCACTGTGGGAGCGGGCTTGCCCGCGAAAGCGTCACATCAGACATCAATTATCTCAAGACTTTCGCAACAGATAGGTATCCATGATCCACCCATGCGCCAGCCGCGCCGCCTTGCGCACTCGCTCAATCTCATCCGCGACATCCTTGAGTTTGCCACTGATCAGGATTTCATCCGGCGTCCCCAGGTAAGCCCCCCAGTAAATCTCCGTCTCCTGATCGGCCACGTGATGGTAGGCATCTTGCGCATCCAGCATCACCACCAGGCTGTCGGCGTCACTCACCTGCCCCGCCGCCAACCGCCGGCCGGTGGTGATTTCAATCGAGCGACCGATGCGATTCAGCGGCACCTTATGTTGCGCCGCCAACGCCTGCACGCTGGTGATTCCGGGGATCACCTCGAACTCGAACACACACCGGCCTGACGCCAGAATCGCCTGCAGAATCCGAATGGTGCTGTCGTACAACGCGGGATCACCCCACACCAGAAAACCGCCGCACTGGTCGTCAGTCATTTCCTCGTTGATCAGCCGCTCGAAGGTCTGCTGCTTCGCGCGGTTCAGATCTTCGACGCTGGCCTTGTAGTCCACATCCCCGCGCTCCCGCTCCGGGCTATGGGCTTCGACAAAGCGGTAGTCGTGATCGGTGATGTAGCGCTCACAGATCTCGCGGCGCAGGTCGATCAGTTTGTCTTTGCTCTGGCCCTTGTCCATGAGGAAAAACACATCGACACGGTTCAGCGCCTTCACCGCCTGCATGGTGATGTAGTCGGGGTTGCCGGCGCCGACACCGATGACCAGAAGTTTTTTCATCAACGTGCTCCCTCAGGTTCCGTGCCCATCAAGCGTAACCGCCAGCGACCGTTGAACCGCAACTCGATGGCCGACAACGGTTCGACGTCGATCTGGTTGAACGCCGCCCCCTGCAACACCTGCATCAGTGCGGCGCGAATGACAAAAGGATGGGTGATGGCAACGATATGCCCCGGCGTCGCCTCAAGGGTACTCAACCACGCAGCCACCCGCTCACCGAGTTGCGACACCGATTCTCCACCGTGAGGCGCCGAGGTCGGGTCATTGAGCCAGGCCTGCAGCATCTGCGGTTCGGATGTTTGCAGGTCGTCGATCGACGTGCCTTTCCAGCGCCCGAAATCGCAATCTGCCAGTGCCGCGACAATCTCCACGTCGCCGCCAAACAGCTCAGCGGTTTGCCGGGTCCGCCGTTCAGGGCCACAGAGCAAACGGGGTGTGCCCTTGAACTGGCGGCAACGCGAACCCTTCGCCGATTGCCAATCCATTTCCAACGGCTCATTCGTAGGAAAACACGCCAATTTTTGTGCGACGGTTCGAGCGTGGCACATCAGGGTCAAGCGGGTCGCCTGCACGGAAGATCACTCTGTCGATAGGATGGAAAACGGCACGATGCTACGAGTAATCGGCCCATTGTGCCGCAAGAAGCGCGATCCAGGGCGCTTCGTTTCAAACAGTCGATCGGGTTGGCGGCCCCTTTTTATCCCCCATAAGTAGCGATCTCTGACACCACTATGGGCGATGTCCTACAACGTCAGTCGACATCCGCGTAGCCCCCGGCGCACGGGGTTTTCGCCCCATTTTGCGGCTTTTAAAATCCATGCGAAAATTCACTAGACATGTAGCACACGTTACATAAATACTGTTTTAGCAATTTATGAAATGAAACCGACACATTCATCCAGCAGGAGCCCGGATGCCCTCTCTCAGAGACCTGATCACCGATCCCGGCCTGGAACTCACGCCATCGGAACGCAAAGTCATACGTGCCTTGCTGGATCAGTACCCGCGTAACGGGCTGGGCCCGATGTCACGTCTGGCCGAACATGCCGGTGTCAGCGATCCGACCATCGTGCGGTTGGTAAAGAAGCTTGGTTTCAGCGGTTATGCCGACTTTCAGGAAGCCTTGCTCAGCGACATGGATGACCGCCTGCGCTCCCCCAGTACCCTGTTGCAACCCCGCGCCCATCTCAAGAAAGATGATCCCTGGGACTATTATTTGGCGAACAGTCATCGGGCATTGGTCGATACCCAGGCGCTGACTCAACCCGAAGATGTACGAATTCTGATCGAATGGCTGCTCGACACCCGCCATCAGGTCCATTGCTTTGGCGGCCGCTTCAGCAGTTTCCTCGCCAACTATTTGCTCAACCATCTGCGCCTGCTGCGGCCCGGTTGTTTTGCCCTGGAAGACAACGCGCAATTGCCGGACCGGCTGTTCGACGTGCAGCGTCAGGACGTGGTGCTGGTGTTCGACTATCGCCGCTACCAGTCCCAGGCCCTGCGGGTCGCCAATGCTGCGAAGAGCCGGCATGCGCGGGTCGTGCTGTTCACCGATATCTACGCGTCACCGCTGCGGGAAATGGCCGACCTGATCATCAGCGCACCGGTGGAATCGGCGTCGGCCTTCGACTCGATGGTTCCGGCGCTGGCCCAGGTTGAAGCACTGGTTGCCTGTCTGTCTCTGCGCAGCCCCGATCTCGCCGAGCGCCTGGAAGGCATCGATGCCCTGCGGACCGACTTCGACACTCACCTGCTGGAGGATAAATAAGGATGTTCACGCTCCCCCACCACTCGCCCCGGGACTTGCCGTTTGCCGCCGACCACACCGCACTATTGCTGGTGGACATGCAGCGTGCCTGGCTCGAGCCGCAGTTCGACCCGCACCTCAACGGGCCGGATGCCGAATACTTTCTGACCCGCGCCCACATGCAAGTGGTGCCCAATCAACGCCGGTTGCTCAGTGCCTTTCGCGGCGCCCGGCAAAACGTGCTGCACACGCTCATCGAGAGCCTCACCGCCGATGGTCGCGACCGCTCGCTGGACCACAAACTCTCGGACATGCACCTGCCCAAGGGCAGCCTGCAAGCGC
This genomic stretch from Pseudomonas wuhanensis harbors:
- a CDS encoding ABC transporter substrate-binding protein, whose protein sequence is MKKRVMFGALALSMLSLTAVAEDAKPIRLGIEAGYPPFSMKTPDGKLTGFDVDIGDALCEQMKVKCTWVEQEFDGLIPALKVKKIDAILSSMTITDDRKKNVDFTIKYYHTPARFVMKEGTDVKDPLTELKGKKVGVLRASTHDRFATEVLVPAGINLVRYGSQQEANLDMVAGRLDAMLADSVNLDDGFLKTDAGKGFAFVGPTYEDAKYFGGGAGIAVRKGDKELADKFNTAITEIRANGKYKQVQDKYFAFDVYGH
- a CDS encoding type 1 glutamine amidotransferase, with product MPTLNLIQHHPAEGPGAIAEWTRARGISLSVFRADLDQLPPVSAAPAILLGGPYESNAGPTWLEAERQWLAGSLDQDAPVFAICLGAQLLALSLGGNVRRMAHPETGWTTVTFADGQRLKVLEWHEDAIDLPADAQLLASSDVCEQQMYRVGATRVGLQFHPEWNAESVAILNEHFAEESPLPRGPQDSAAYQAVDDWLQATLDEWWNASSAHR
- a CDS encoding rhodanese-like domain-containing protein, with amino-acid sequence MPSLVREIPAAPSAIALMHFSNRLTFETDCSDVYGSQQAGEVDFVLVDVRGPLAFERGHVPGAINIPGRLITADGLAAYSKSTLFVVYCAGPHCNGANKAAVKLAALGYPVKEMIGGVTGWLDEGFELSVAVQPVVAMPISCEC
- the ftrA gene encoding transcriptional regulator FtrA translates to MQPTPGLVAILAYDGLCTFEFGIAVEIFGLARPEFDFPWYEHRIVAVDPGPMRAMGGIQVLADGGMELLEEARTIIIPGWRDRSAAVPEPLLAALRQAHARGARLLSICSGVFVLAATGLLDGHGATTHWRYTAELAERFPDIQVDPDVLYVDSGQLITSAGSAAGIDACLHLVARDFGTQVANSVARRLVMSPQRTGGQAQFIPSPVSPTPRSDLSRVMQWARERLHEPLEVRDLASEAAMSERTFLRRFTEASGLPPKAWLQHERLARARELLESTRQNTEQIAQHCGYRSVESFRVAFRSVVGVPPSVYRERFGREVKAIS
- the cobF gene encoding precorrin-6A synthase (deacetylating) → MKKLLVIGVGAGNPDYITMQAVKALNRVDVFFLMDKGQSKDKLIDLRREICERYITDHDYRFVEAHSPERERGDVDYKASVEDLNRAKQQTFERLINEEMTDDQCGGFLVWGDPALYDSTIRILQAILASGRCVFEFEVIPGITSVQALAAQHKVPLNRIGRSIEITTGRRLAAGQVSDADSLVVMLDAQDAYHHVADQETEIYWGAYLGTPDEILISGKLKDVADEIERVRKAARLAHGWIMDTYLLRKS
- a CDS encoding histidine phosphatase family protein, which translates into the protein MQATRLTLMCHARTVAQKLACFPTNEPLEMDWQSAKGSRCRQFKGTPRLLCGPERRTRQTAELFGGDVEIVAALADCDFGRWKGTSIDDLQTSEPQMLQAWLNDPTSAPHGGESVSQLGERVAAWLSTLEATPGHIVAITHPFVIRAALMQVLQGAAFNQIDVEPLSAIELRFNGRWRLRLMGTEPEGAR
- a CDS encoding MurR/RpiR family transcriptional regulator, whose translation is MPSLRDLITDPGLELTPSERKVIRALLDQYPRNGLGPMSRLAEHAGVSDPTIVRLVKKLGFSGYADFQEALLSDMDDRLRSPSTLLQPRAHLKKDDPWDYYLANSHRALVDTQALTQPEDVRILIEWLLDTRHQVHCFGGRFSSFLANYLLNHLRLLRPGCFALEDNAQLPDRLFDVQRQDVVLVFDYRRYQSQALRVANAAKSRHARVVLFTDIYASPLREMADLIISAPVESASAFDSMVPALAQVEALVACLSLRSPDLAERLEGIDALRTDFDTHLLEDK